The Zingiber officinale cultivar Zhangliang chromosome 9A, Zo_v1.1, whole genome shotgun sequence genome window below encodes:
- the LOC122018492 gene encoding IQ domain-containing protein IQM3-like: protein MDAIGDAGWHSSSPPESSAATKLQKVYRSYRTRRRLADSAVVAEELWWQAIDFARLNRSTVSFFDHGKQETAISRWSRISLNASKVGQGLSKDGRALKLAFQHWIEAIDPRHRYGHNLHTYYEEWCKSEAGQPFFYWLDIGNGRDLDLKQCPRSLLRKQCVNYLGPQEREHYAYVPVYGKLVHKQTGILLDTTTVSKGGKWIFVMSTSGKLYAGQKKKGIFHHSSFLAGGATIAAGRFTAENGMLKRIWAYSGHYRPTEENFNNFLNFLKENDVNLDETEIMTSSNQDYYEDAKKPQLEEVIEAMKVSKTPQLVLPTVVTKNRTVEPTAESESAVCPQFQYKRTLSGGIQSPRTDVPKKAILERINSKRNASSYQLGHQLSSKWCSGAGPRIGCVADYPVEVRLQALEFVNHSPRVTTPSKPPLSKA from the exons ATGGATGCTATAGGAGATGCAGGATGGCACTCTTCCAGCCCGCCGGAATCGTCAGCGGCCACCAAGCTCCAGAAGGTGTATAGGAGCTACCGGACCCGCCGTAGGTTAGCGGACTCCGCCGTCGTCGCTGAAGAGCTCTG GTGGCAAGCGATAGACTTCGCTCGGCTCAACCGAAGCACGGTGTCGTTCTTCGATCACGGGAAGCAGGAGACGGCGATCTCGCGGTGGAGTCGCATCAGTTTGAATGCTTCCAAG GTTGGTCAAGGTTTATCCAAGGACGGCAGAGCCCTCAAACTCGCTTTTCAGCACTGGATCGAAGCC ATTGATCCAAGACATCGATATGGGCATAATCTGCATACTTATTatgaagaatggtgcaaaagtgaAGCTGGTCAACCTTTCTTCTACTG GTTGGATATTGGTAATGGCAGAGATTTGGATCTTAAACAATGTCCAAGGTCATTACTTCGGAAGCAATGTGTCAACTACCTTGGTCCT CAAGAACGAGAACACTATGCGTACGTTCCAGTATATGGTAAACTTGTGCACAAACAAACTGGAATTCTCTTAGACACAACTACAGTTTCCAAAGGAGGAAAGTGGATTTTTGTCATGAGCACATCCGGGAAATTATATGCTGGTCAG AAAAAGAAAGGAATATTTCACCATTCCAGCTTCCTTGCTGGAGGAGCTACTATAGCAGCTGGAAGATTCACTGCAGAAAACGGAATGCTCAAG CGAATTTGGGCATACAGTGGACATTACCGACCAACTGAGGAGAACTTCAACAACTTTTTAAACTTCCTCAAAGAAAATGATGTTAATCTGGATGAAACTGAG ATAATGACATCATCCAACCAAGATTATTATGAGGATGCAAAGAAACCTCAGCTAGAAGAGGTGATCGAAGCAATGAAAGTTTCTAAAACTCCACAACTAGTTCTGCCTACCGTTGTAACAAAGAATAGAACTGTGGAACCAACTGCAGAATCTGAATCGGCCGTCTGCCCTCAATTCCAGTACAAAAGAACTTTATCTGGCGGCATTCAGAGTCCAAGAACTGATGTGCCTAAGAAAGCCATTCTAGAGAGGATAAATTCCAAAAGGAATGCAAGTTCTTATCAGTTGGGGCATCAGCTTTCTTCCAAATGGTGTAGCGGAGCTGGTCCTAGAATTGGATGTGTTGCAGATTATCCAGTTGAGGTCAGATTACAAGCTTTGGAGTTTGTAAATCACTCACCAAGGGTAACCACACCATCAAAACCCCCTTTATCAAAAGCTTAG